The proteins below come from a single Melospiza melodia melodia isolate bMelMel2 chromosome 12, bMelMel2.pri, whole genome shotgun sequence genomic window:
- the SLC16A14 gene encoding monocarboxylate transporter 14 — protein MYASREDIGYDFGDDSKVGSKPIKPNPNIDGGWAWMIVFSSFLVHILIMGSQMALGILNMEWLEEFNQSRGLTAWVSSLSMGITLIVGPFIGLFISMCGCRMTAIIGGILNALGWILSAYASNVHYLFLTFGVTAGIGSGMVYLPAVVMVGQYFQNRRALAQGLSTTGTGFGAFLMTALLKYLCTEFGWRNAMFIQGAISLNLCVCGALMRPLSPKELREKYVVGNDSEENRAKALSQSTETIKSNGVLGEEPEKKEEAANEEVLGSVQHIEIGGKSGSERSMYGLRLFKTVSQLTVTVRKGFALWYSSYFGAASLFTNRVFVAFIIWALFAYSSFVIPFIHLPEIVKQYKLSRQDNVFPLTSIIAIVHIFGKVILGIISDLPCISTWNVFLMANFTLVTCILTLPLMQTYIGLAVVCALIGFSSGYFSLMPVVTEDLVGTKHLANAYGIIICANGISALFGPPFAGWIYDITQKYDFSFYIAGLLYMVGIIFLLIQPCIQKKQSREKSTEEAQV, from the exons ATGTATGCAAGTCGAGAGGACATTGGATATGATTTTGGAGATGACTCCAAAGTTGGAAGTAAGCCAATTAAACCTAATCCAAACATCGATGGAGGATGGGCTTGGATGATtgtattttcctctttccttGTGCACATACTCATCATGGGCTCCCAAATGGCCCTTGGAATACTCAACATGGAATGGCTTGAAGAGTTTAATCAAAGTCGTGGCTTAACAGCGTGGGTTAGCTCCCTCAGCATGGGCATCACGCTTATTGTAG GTCCTTTTATCGGTTTGTTCATCAGCATGTGTGGGTGCCGCATGACAGCCATAATTGGAGGGATCCTGAATGCCCTGGGTTGGATACTGAGTGCCTATGCCTCAAATGTGCACTACCTCTTCCTCACCTTTGGAGTGACAGCTG gTATTGGAAGTGGCATGGTTTATCTGCCTGCAGTGGTCATGGTAGGGCAATATTTTCAGAACAGAAGAGCACTTGCACAAGGGCTCAGTACCACGGGAACGGGGTTTGGAGCTTTCTTAATGACTGCCTTACTGAAGTACCTCTGCACTGAATTTGGGTGGAGGAATGCAATGTTCATCCAGGGGGCCATTTCCCTGAACCTCTGTGTCTGTGGGGCACTCATGAGACCACTCTCTCCCAAAGAGCTCCGTGAAAAATATGTGGTGGGAAATGATAGCGAAGAAAATCGGGCAAAAGCTCTGTCCCAATCTACAGAGACTATAAAATCTAATGGAGTCCTTGGTGAAGAACCAGAGAAAAAAGAAGAGGCAGCAAATGAAGAAGTGCTTGGCAGTGTGCAGCACATAGAAATCGGAGGTAAATCTGGAAGTGAAAGGAGCATGTATGGACTGCGCCTCTTTAAGACAGTGAGCCAGCTGACAGTCACAGTCAGGAAGGGCTTTGCACTCTGGTACTCCAGCTACTTTGGAGCTGCATCACTGTTTACCAATAGAGTATTTGTGGCCTTTATCATTTGGGCTTTGTTTGCCTATAGCAGCTTTGTCATTCCCTTTATTCACCTTCCAGAAATAGTCAAGCAGTACAAATTATCTAGGCAGGACAATGTATTTCCTTTGACATCCATTATAGCCATTGTTCATATTTTTGGTAAAGTGATCCTTGGAATCATCTCTGATCTGCCATGCATCAGCACATGGAATGTCTTCCTCATGGCTAACTTTACCCTGGTCACCTGCATTCTTACTTTGCCACTAATGCAGACATAcattggcctggctgtggttTGTGCTCTAATAGGATTTTCTAGTGGCTATTTTTCTCTAATGCCTGTTGTGACTGAAGATTTAGTTGGAACTAAACACCTTGCAAATGCCTATGGCATCATCATTTGTGCCAATGGAATATCTGCTTTGTTTGGACCACCTTTTGCAG GTTGGATCTATGACATCACACAAAAATACGATTTTTCTTTTTACATAGCTGGATTGCTATACATGGTGGGAATAATATTTTTACTTATACAACCTTGTATTCAAAAGAAACAGTCAAGAGAAAAATCTACAGAAGAAGCACAAGTATAG